From Roseibium alexandrii DFL-11, the proteins below share one genomic window:
- a CDS encoding helix-turn-helix domain-containing GNAT family N-acetyltransferase has translation MTPQAPHLIEDIRAASRKLVREFGFLEKTIAGTDLSGSGVHAIIEIGLTPSLTAKELGARLKLEKSTISRLLKSLETRGEIVQTQSKTDGRAFQLHLTPKGKDTWMAINRFGDNQARTALANITGVDTATIANALTSYAQALGSDASKAAPDGTQYPVVEGYQTGMIGDISALHARTHGPIVGMGPAFERVVSQAMAEFMPRVYRPMNNSWSVLENEAVIGSITIDGEDLSNNIAHLRWFILSERLRGKGLGKVLLNKALAHCDRLGFNEIHLWTLKGLDAARALYEKNGFDLAEEYLGDQWGHEVMEQKFIRKRPA, from the coding sequence ATGACACCACAGGCCCCTCACCTCATCGAAGACATTCGTGCAGCGTCCAGAAAACTGGTGCGCGAGTTTGGCTTTCTGGAAAAGACGATCGCAGGAACAGATCTTTCCGGCTCGGGGGTTCACGCAATCATAGAAATTGGCCTCACCCCCAGCCTGACGGCAAAGGAGTTGGGTGCGCGGCTCAAGCTGGAAAAGTCCACGATCAGCCGTCTTCTGAAGTCGCTGGAAACTCGGGGCGAAATCGTACAAACCCAATCCAAGACCGATGGACGAGCCTTCCAGCTCCACCTCACCCCAAAGGGCAAAGACACTTGGATGGCGATCAACCGGTTTGGAGACAATCAGGCCCGCACCGCCCTTGCCAACATCACGGGCGTCGACACGGCGACAATCGCCAACGCCCTCACCTCTTATGCCCAGGCCCTTGGCAGCGACGCCTCCAAAGCTGCGCCTGACGGAACACAGTATCCGGTTGTCGAAGGCTATCAGACCGGCATGATCGGTGACATTTCGGCATTGCACGCCCGGACACATGGCCCGATTGTCGGAATGGGACCGGCCTTTGAAAGGGTTGTTTCTCAAGCCATGGCGGAATTCATGCCGCGGGTCTACCGGCCGATGAACAACAGCTGGAGCGTCTTGGAGAATGAAGCCGTGATCGGGTCCATCACAATTGACGGAGAAGACCTGAGCAACAACATTGCCCACCTGCGCTGGTTCATCCTGTCTGAACGTTTGCGCGGCAAGGGGCTCGGCAAAGTGCTCCTCAACAAAGCGTTGGCGCATTGCGATCGCCTCGGCTTCAACGAAATCCATCTCTGGACCCTGAAGGGTTTGGACGCCGCACGGGCCCTTTATGAAAAAAACGGCTTTGACCTGGCAGAGGAATATCTTGGCGATCAGTGGGGCCACGAGGTCATGGAGCAGAAATTCATCAGGAAGCGGCCCGCATAG
- a CDS encoding SDR family oxidoreductase has product MLQDKTILITGASSGIGAAAVKLFAEAGANLVITARRVDRLEEVRNSVGDDADRVLIVPGDVNDPHCAKGLVEAAKDHFGGLDGAFNNAGILGDLGPVEDMRQEAWNTVLNTNLTSCFLAAKHQVPALRENGGGAIVFTSTFVGHTVGMPGMAAYAASKAGLIGLTQCLAAECGPANIRVNALLPGGTKTDMAGDDPEFLEFVKGMHALKRMAEPEEIARAAMFLLSDAGSFVTGSAMLCDGGNSISKT; this is encoded by the coding sequence ATGTTGCAAGACAAAACAATACTTATCACGGGTGCCAGCAGTGGAATCGGTGCAGCGGCTGTGAAGCTGTTTGCCGAAGCTGGCGCCAATCTGGTGATCACGGCAAGGCGAGTCGATCGTCTCGAAGAGGTCAGGAATAGTGTGGGCGATGACGCGGACCGGGTGTTGATTGTGCCTGGAGATGTAAACGATCCGCACTGCGCCAAAGGTCTTGTTGAGGCTGCAAAGGATCATTTCGGCGGACTTGACGGTGCATTTAACAATGCAGGGATCCTGGGCGATCTGGGTCCCGTTGAGGACATGCGCCAGGAAGCGTGGAATACTGTTTTGAATACGAACCTGACAAGCTGTTTTCTTGCAGCCAAACACCAGGTTCCGGCCCTTCGGGAAAACGGCGGAGGAGCCATCGTATTCACCTCCACCTTTGTCGGACACACGGTTGGCATGCCGGGGATGGCAGCTTATGCCGCGTCAAAGGCCGGACTGATTGGCCTGACCCAATGTCTGGCCGCGGAATGCGGTCCCGCCAATATTCGGGTCAATGCACTGCTTCCCGGAGGGACGAAAACGGATATGGCAGGAGACGACCCTGAGTTTCTTGAATTTGTGAAGGGGATGCATGCGCTGAAACGTATGGCTGAACCGGAGGAAATCGCCAGAGCGGCGATGTTCCTTTTGTCCGATGCGGGCTCCTTTGTCACTGGGTCTGCCATGTTGTGTGACGGCGGCAATTCCATCTCCAAAACATGA
- a CDS encoding GNAT family N-acetyltransferase, which translates to MIFRVSTKGDLQSLERIYPAAFPEEDLLPVVRSLVTGSVDVLSLVAEDDGKVVGHVAFTICSVGDVSAALLAPLCVDPERHKQGIGTALVREGFKRLQKRAIDQVLVLGDPRYYGRFGFAAERAIRPPYPMPEDWADAWQSLSFGTGADQIEGTLVVSGVWQDPSLWG; encoded by the coding sequence ATGATCTTTCGTGTAAGCACCAAAGGAGATCTGCAGAGCCTGGAGCGGATCTATCCGGCAGCATTTCCGGAAGAGGATCTTCTGCCGGTGGTCCGGTCTTTGGTGACCGGATCCGTCGATGTTCTCTCACTCGTTGCGGAAGACGACGGCAAAGTCGTCGGCCATGTCGCATTTACGATATGCAGTGTTGGCGATGTGTCTGCCGCTCTTTTGGCCCCGCTATGCGTGGACCCGGAACGGCATAAACAAGGGATCGGCACCGCCCTGGTTCGCGAGGGGTTCAAACGTCTGCAAAAGCGCGCAATTGATCAGGTCCTGGTGCTTGGGGATCCGCGATATTATGGCCGTTTCGGCTTCGCGGCTGAACGCGCGATTCGCCCGCCTTATCCAATGCCTGAAGACTGGGCGGATGCTTGGCAGTCCCTGTCGTTCGGGACAGGAGCGGACCAGATAGAAGGCACTCTGGTCGTATCCGGCGTCTGGCAGGATCCGTCCCTCTGGGGCTAG
- the pssA gene encoding CDP-diacylglycerol--serine O-phosphatidyltransferase, which translates to MPLRLIVPNMVTLLALCSGLTAVRMAFEGRWEFAVGAVLIAAVLDGLDGRVARLMKGTSKFGAELDSLADFVNFGVVPALMLYIWILNEAGSLGWISALIFAICAALRLARFNVALDDPDKPAWASKFFTGVPAPAGALTVLLPLYFDFLGLFPHWFADSAVVAAYTIAIAFLLISRLPTFSGKNFGTRVRRDYVLPLFVFAVLIVALTASYPFRMLAGGSVLYLLSIPFSWQQHRKLVLADTGKSIDEDGDESDTDLDNIADRDKDHGS; encoded by the coding sequence GTGCCGCTGCGCCTGATTGTGCCGAACATGGTGACGCTTTTGGCATTATGTTCCGGGCTGACGGCAGTCCGCATGGCTTTTGAAGGCCGTTGGGAGTTTGCCGTTGGTGCGGTTTTGATTGCCGCAGTTCTGGATGGGTTGGATGGCCGGGTCGCGCGGCTGATGAAAGGCACATCGAAATTCGGCGCTGAGCTGGATTCGCTGGCCGATTTCGTCAATTTCGGCGTTGTGCCGGCGCTGATGCTCTACATATGGATCCTGAATGAAGCCGGATCGCTCGGCTGGATTTCCGCTCTGATATTTGCCATTTGCGCTGCTCTGCGTCTGGCAAGGTTCAATGTGGCCTTGGACGATCCGGACAAACCGGCCTGGGCTTCTAAATTCTTTACCGGCGTTCCAGCACCTGCCGGTGCATTGACCGTGCTTTTGCCGCTTTATTTCGACTTTCTTGGCCTGTTTCCGCACTGGTTTGCAGACAGTGCCGTGGTCGCCGCTTACACAATCGCAATTGCTTTCCTTCTGATCAGCCGGCTGCCGACATTTTCCGGCAAGAATTTCGGTACGCGAGTGCGCCGGGACTATGTCCTGCCGCTGTTTGTCTTTGCCGTTCTGATCGTTGCACTGACGGCCAGCTATCCGTTCCGGATGCTGGCAGGCGGGTCGGTGCTTTATCTCTTGAGCATTCCGTTTTCCTGGCAGCAACACCGCAAGCTTGTCCTGGCCGACACAGGCAAGAGCATCGATGAAGATGGCGATGAAAGCGATACGGATCTCGACAACATTGCAGACCGTGACAAGGATCACGGCAGCTAA
- a CDS encoding phosphatidylserine decarboxylase: MDAESRTMSIVDSVTKSLVPVHREGWPFVAIALVATLVVGWFVDPLFWIGLFFTGWVCYFFRDPQRVTPVGDGLVISPADGVVSHVGPVRPPEELELGAEPLVRVSIFMNVFNCHVNRAPVGGKIVRVAYRAGKFLNAELDKASDDNERNGLVIDHNGTNIGVVQIAGLVARRIVCFVKEGEHLFAGERFGLIRFGSRLDVYFPAGTVPKVALGQTMIAGETVLADLNQPQAPAPTLTRVS; the protein is encoded by the coding sequence GTGGATGCTGAAAGCAGAACTATGTCGATTGTCGATTCCGTAACGAAATCCCTGGTCCCAGTTCACCGTGAAGGCTGGCCTTTCGTGGCCATTGCGCTGGTTGCGACCCTGGTTGTCGGCTGGTTCGTCGATCCTTTGTTTTGGATCGGTCTCTTTTTCACAGGTTGGGTCTGCTATTTTTTCCGGGATCCGCAAAGGGTGACCCCCGTGGGCGACGGGTTGGTGATTTCCCCGGCGGATGGCGTCGTAAGTCATGTGGGTCCAGTTCGCCCGCCAGAAGAGCTTGAGCTGGGTGCTGAACCTTTGGTGCGGGTTTCGATCTTCATGAACGTCTTCAATTGCCATGTGAACCGGGCACCCGTTGGCGGCAAGATTGTTCGGGTCGCATACCGTGCAGGCAAGTTCCTCAACGCGGAGCTCGACAAGGCCAGTGACGACAACGAACGCAACGGTCTGGTGATTGATCACAACGGCACGAACATTGGCGTGGTCCAGATTGCAGGCTTGGTCGCGCGTCGGATCGTCTGTTTTGTGAAGGAAGGTGAACACCTTTTCGCCGGCGAACGCTTCGGTTTGATCCGCTTCGGCTCCCGGCTTGATGTCTACTTCCCGGCCGGTACGGTGCCAAAGGTCGCGCTTGGTCAAACCATGATTGCGGGTGAAACTGTCCTGGCAGACCTCAATCAGCCGCAGGCTCCGGCACCCACACTAACCCGGGTGAGTTAA
- a CDS encoding LysR family transcriptional regulator, with translation MRLDDLEFFIRVAELGSLSGAGREIGLSPSAASARLTNLEKTFGAQLFARTTRKTALTEAGRVLLDHARSAIHELQQARQALEATQDSPQGALRISCNTFFGRKHILPHLVEFRSLYPDVQIEMDISDRMVDVVQEGYDMAIRGAPLADSSLLARRLGGNPRALCASPDYLARKGRPKTPEDLNNHDCISMASVPVWYFDGPDGEVGFELKKPVIKGDSGDLTYDAAIHGLGLSLKSLAHVWEDLRDGRLVAVMEDYPVARVGAIWAVYPPTRFVPPKVSVFVDFLISKYGKPAYWESDYRDAVAAGIGTAPAKSA, from the coding sequence ATGCGTCTAGACGATTTGGAGTTCTTTATCAGGGTCGCTGAGCTTGGCAGCTTGTCAGGTGCAGGCCGGGAGATCGGATTGTCGCCATCGGCAGCAAGTGCTCGGCTAACCAATTTGGAAAAGACGTTTGGAGCCCAACTTTTTGCAAGAACAACCCGGAAAACAGCACTGACTGAAGCTGGGCGCGTCCTTCTTGATCATGCGCGGTCCGCGATCCATGAGCTGCAGCAGGCACGGCAAGCGCTCGAGGCGACGCAGGATTCGCCGCAAGGCGCGTTGCGCATTTCGTGCAACACCTTCTTTGGCCGGAAACACATTCTTCCGCATCTCGTCGAATTCCGTAGCCTTTACCCGGATGTCCAGATTGAAATGGATATTTCAGACCGGATGGTAGATGTCGTACAGGAAGGCTACGACATGGCCATCCGGGGCGCGCCGCTTGCCGACAGCTCACTTCTCGCCCGACGGCTGGGCGGCAATCCGAGAGCGTTGTGCGCATCTCCCGATTACCTTGCCCGAAAAGGGCGGCCCAAAACGCCTGAAGACCTGAACAACCACGATTGCATCAGCATGGCCTCCGTCCCGGTTTGGTATTTCGATGGCCCGGACGGGGAGGTCGGTTTTGAGTTGAAGAAACCCGTCATCAAGGGCGACAGCGGTGATCTGACGTATGATGCCGCGATCCATGGCCTTGGACTGAGCCTGAAATCGCTTGCTCATGTGTGGGAGGATCTGCGGGACGGGCGGCTGGTGGCCGTGATGGAAGACTATCCGGTTGCCCGTGTCGGGGCGATTTGGGCGGTTTATCCGCCAACACGCTTTGTGCCGCCCAAGGTCAGTGTTTTTGTCGATTTTCTGATCTCCAAATACGGCAAACCAGCCTATTGGGAGAGCGATTACCGGGATGCCGTGGCAGCCGGTATCGGTACTGCTCCGGCAAAAAGCGCCTGA
- a CDS encoding ABCB family ABC transporter ATP-binding protein/permease: MTQSHGTSAGSAPSNPAHAQKGAPAQKAVSAEEGDTLSTLKNLWPYIWPASRPDLKKRVLLAVAALVVAKFITVLSPYFFAWATDVLAGEDVGLPAFLLAPVMLVLAYNAARVMAVAFNQLRDALFARVGQHAVRQLAKLTFRHLHQLSLRFHLARRTGGLSRVIERGVKGIESIVRFTILNGFPTVLEFALMAGVIWFQFGFAYVVIVAVMIVAYVWFTIKASNWRIAIRREMNDSDTDANSKAIDSLLNFETVKYFGNEKMEAERFDVSMAKYEKAATKTWTSLAWLNFGQAVILGLGMAACMGLSARAVMAGEQNIGDFVLINALLMQISMPLNFIGFLYREIRQGLADIESMFDLLLVPAEIKDKDGAAPLKAVEGTIRFKDVEFHYDADRPILKGVDFDVPAGKTIAIVGPSGAGKSTISRLLFRFYDVTGGAVEIDGQDVRDVTQESVRHAIGMVPQDTVLFNDTIAYNIGYGRPDASDDEVREAARMAQIHDFIENLPQGYQSEVGERGLKLSGGEKQRVAIARTILKAPPILILDEATSALDTHTEREIQSALDQVSKNRTTLVIAHRLSTVVNADQIIVLEAGEIAERGTHSELLANDGLYASMWARQREADEAEERLRAARENDDLGIITRGQPADYVPAK, from the coding sequence TTGACGCAATCACATGGGACGTCGGCCGGTTCGGCCCCGTCAAACCCTGCTCATGCACAAAAAGGCGCGCCCGCACAAAAGGCTGTCAGCGCGGAGGAAGGTGACACGCTTTCCACGCTCAAGAACCTTTGGCCATATATCTGGCCGGCTTCACGGCCAGATCTGAAAAAACGGGTTTTGCTGGCAGTTGCTGCGCTTGTGGTGGCTAAGTTCATCACAGTTCTATCGCCCTACTTCTTCGCCTGGGCGACAGATGTTCTTGCTGGCGAGGATGTTGGCCTGCCAGCTTTCCTTTTGGCTCCGGTCATGCTGGTTCTGGCCTACAATGCGGCCCGGGTGATGGCAGTTGCGTTCAACCAGTTGCGCGATGCCCTGTTTGCCCGTGTAGGCCAGCATGCCGTCCGTCAGCTTGCCAAACTGACTTTCCGCCATTTGCATCAACTCTCCTTGCGGTTTCATCTGGCCCGGCGAACCGGTGGCCTGAGCCGTGTCATTGAACGCGGCGTCAAGGGCATTGAGTCGATTGTCCGCTTTACGATCCTCAACGGGTTCCCGACCGTTCTGGAATTCGCGCTTATGGCCGGTGTGATCTGGTTCCAGTTCGGCTTTGCCTATGTCGTAATTGTAGCCGTGATGATTGTGGCTTACGTCTGGTTCACGATTAAGGCCTCCAACTGGCGGATTGCCATCCGCCGGGAAATGAATGACAGCGATACGGATGCCAATTCGAAAGCCATCGACAGCCTGCTGAATTTCGAAACCGTCAAATACTTTGGCAATGAGAAGATGGAAGCCGAACGCTTCGATGTCTCAATGGCCAAGTATGAAAAGGCGGCGACCAAAACCTGGACGTCGCTTGCCTGGCTCAACTTCGGTCAGGCGGTGATCCTGGGGCTCGGCATGGCAGCCTGTATGGGACTGTCCGCCCGTGCGGTCATGGCCGGCGAACAGAACATCGGCGATTTTGTTCTGATCAACGCACTGCTCATGCAGATCTCCATGCCGCTCAATTTCATCGGCTTTCTCTACCGTGAAATCCGTCAGGGGCTGGCCGACATTGAATCGATGTTCGATCTCCTGCTTGTGCCGGCCGAGATCAAGGACAAAGACGGGGCAGCTCCGCTGAAGGCCGTCGAGGGTACCATCCGCTTCAAAGATGTCGAATTCCACTACGATGCAGACCGGCCTATCCTCAAGGGCGTGGATTTTGATGTTCCGGCCGGCAAGACAATCGCCATTGTCGGCCCGTCGGGGGCAGGAAAGTCAACGATCTCAAGGCTGTTGTTCCGGTTCTATGATGTGACCGGCGGCGCCGTTGAGATCGACGGTCAAGATGTCCGCGATGTCACCCAGGAAAGTGTGCGCCATGCGATTGGCATGGTCCCGCAGGATACTGTCCTCTTCAACGACACCATCGCGTACAACATCGGCTACGGGCGGCCGGACGCGAGCGATGATGAGGTGAGGGAAGCGGCGCGCATGGCGCAGATCCACGACTTTATCGAAAACCTGCCGCAAGGCTACCAGTCGGAGGTTGGTGAGCGTGGGCTCAAGCTCTCCGGTGGCGAAAAGCAGCGCGTGGCGATTGCCCGGACAATCTTAAAAGCACCGCCGATCCTGATCCTGGATGAAGCAACCTCGGCTCTGGACACTCATACGGAACGCGAGATCCAGTCGGCTTTGGATCAGGTGTCGAAGAATCGCACGACGCTGGTCATTGCTCACCGTCTATCGACTGTTGTGAATGCTGACCAGATCATCGTGCTCGAAGCTGGTGAAATTGCAGAACGGGGAACACATTCGGAACTGTTGGCAAACGACGGACTGTATGCATCGATGTGGGCGCGCCAGCGCGAAGCCGATGAGGCGGAAGAGCGTTTGCGGGCGGCGCGAGAGAACGACGATCTCGGGATCATTACCCGCGGGCAACCGGCAGATTATGTTCCAGCAAAATAG
- a CDS encoding ArsR/SmtB family transcription factor: MSDQVCPHTASGENASGLSGCESLAAQFRALGHPARLAILRRLAGEKEACCGEIVSALPLAQSTVSQHLQVLKDAGFLTCDTRGRNCHYVLNWDQISKTQEASDAFWKLLNSEHDNGVLSAVNELAANE, translated from the coding sequence ATGAGCGATCAGGTTTGCCCGCACACCGCAAGCGGCGAAAACGCGTCCGGTCTGTCGGGATGTGAAAGCCTGGCTGCACAGTTCCGGGCGCTTGGGCACCCGGCACGTCTTGCGATCCTGCGGCGCTTGGCCGGCGAGAAAGAAGCTTGCTGCGGCGAAATCGTCAGCGCCTTGCCGCTCGCTCAATCGACCGTGTCTCAGCACCTTCAGGTCTTGAAAGATGCAGGGTTTCTGACCTGCGACACCCGTGGGCGCAATTGCCATTATGTTTTGAATTGGGATCAGATTTCAAAAACGCAGGAAGCATCGGACGCATTCTGGAAGCTTTTGAACTCCGAGCACGACAACGGCGTCCTTAGCGCGGTAAACGAGTTGGCGGCAAACGAATAA
- a CDS encoding LysM peptidoglycan-binding domain-containing protein yields the protein MNKQTLIRTLIIAVPVGVAALITGYFYRDSGGMPVEQERADSQVPGTTNESSKGDQQASAAPDQQEVTSKTEVQEAESPAAAPEEPEATETAEVSDKPSFDVVGVEPTGETVVAGRSEAGAIVALTANGEVVGKTIANPAGEWTIILDEPLKPGDYDVALEVHDQGGEQLSTSDERVAISIPDGGKQQPLVVLNSPDGPSNVLQKPEAPVAVAEAPKAEKTVVAAAPASEAGGDTPSSSPAENVTAAAGNSEGAAPAVAEPTETAAASSAEAESALNQTATADARQPTADSGSGQAEQTAEAAATSTAQETEATAEPTETTTAAATDAPASSGDPDLTDTNQQVAAASQAETTASAGTGTQSGQQPVTVEAVESEEDKVYVAGTAEPGSSVRVYVGDDYQGEAKANSSGRWLLEGDKSVAEGNVEVRADMIAEDGKSVDARAAVTFAKQQDEQIVLTKVVASGTSGSAEGEGADVKKALPVVIIRKGDNLWRISRRLYGDGIRYTTIYQANKGQIRDPDLIYPGQVFLTPEGDLNWPAPDADTGRNG from the coding sequence ATGAACAAGCAGACCCTGATCCGGACTTTGATAATCGCCGTGCCTGTTGGCGTGGCGGCATTGATCACCGGTTACTTCTATCGTGACAGTGGCGGGATGCCGGTGGAGCAGGAGCGCGCAGATAGCCAGGTTCCTGGGACTACAAACGAGTCCTCCAAAGGCGATCAACAGGCAAGTGCTGCGCCGGACCAGCAAGAGGTCACATCCAAAACAGAAGTTCAGGAAGCAGAAAGCCCGGCCGCCGCACCTGAAGAACCCGAGGCGACTGAAACTGCTGAGGTGTCAGACAAACCGAGCTTCGACGTGGTGGGTGTAGAACCAACTGGCGAGACTGTAGTCGCAGGGCGGTCGGAAGCTGGTGCCATTGTGGCGCTGACAGCAAACGGTGAGGTGGTTGGCAAGACCATTGCGAATCCGGCAGGCGAATGGACCATCATTCTGGATGAGCCGTTGAAGCCAGGCGACTATGACGTTGCTCTGGAAGTTCACGATCAGGGCGGAGAGCAGCTGTCTACGTCCGACGAACGGGTCGCTATCTCCATTCCGGACGGCGGGAAACAACAGCCGCTCGTAGTCCTGAATTCGCCTGATGGACCGTCCAACGTTTTGCAGAAGCCGGAAGCACCGGTTGCTGTCGCCGAAGCGCCGAAGGCTGAGAAAACTGTTGTCGCTGCAGCGCCGGCCTCTGAAGCCGGCGGAGACACACCGAGTTCTTCGCCTGCAGAGAACGTGACAGCTGCGGCCGGAAACTCAGAGGGAGCTGCTCCTGCAGTCGCTGAGCCGACCGAGACGGCAGCTGCGTCGAGCGCCGAGGCGGAATCAGCCTTGAACCAAACTGCGACTGCGGACGCACGGCAACCAACGGCTGACAGTGGATCTGGACAGGCGGAACAGACAGCTGAGGCGGCCGCAACCAGCACAGCGCAGGAAACGGAAGCCACCGCGGAGCCTACTGAGACGACAACAGCCGCTGCCACGGACGCACCGGCAAGTTCTGGTGACCCAGATCTGACCGACACAAACCAGCAAGTTGCTGCGGCCTCTCAGGCCGAAACAACTGCATCTGCTGGAACAGGTACTCAGAGCGGTCAGCAACCAGTCACGGTTGAAGCGGTGGAGTCGGAAGAAGACAAGGTCTACGTTGCCGGTACTGCAGAGCCTGGGTCGTCTGTTCGTGTTTATGTAGGCGATGATTACCAGGGCGAGGCCAAAGCAAACTCCAGTGGCCGGTGGCTCCTTGAAGGCGACAAGTCGGTCGCGGAGGGCAATGTGGAAGTCCGGGCTGACATGATTGCCGAAGACGGTAAGTCGGTGGATGCACGGGCAGCCGTGACCTTTGCAAAACAGCAGGACGAACAGATTGTTCTGACCAAGGTTGTTGCAAGCGGAACCTCCGGCTCAGCAGAGGGGGAGGGCGCGGACGTCAAAAAGGCGTTGCCTGTTGTCATCATTCGCAAGGGGGACAATCTGTGGCGGATTTCCCGGCGTCTTTATGGGGACGGTATCCGCTACACCACTATTTACCAGGCCAACAAAGGCCAGATCCGCGATCCGGATCTGATCTATCCCGGTCAGGTTTTCCTGACACCGGAAGGGGACCTGAACTGGCCTGCACCTGACGCGGACACCGGCCGGAACGGCTGA
- a CDS encoding LOG family protein, with amino-acid sequence MPHHVLMTTNSPKHLKSVCVYCGSSFGSDPAHEAAAARLGQLIAESGLRLVYGGGSVGLMGTVARAAMECGGRVTGIIPQFLEKREVMLDTVEDLVITQNMHERKHLMFEKSDAFIALPGGIGTLEEAVEMMTWAQLGQHRKPVVLANINGFWSPLLELLDHMRAQGYIRPDTEVPYLIAKQVDQIIPMLEKSIGDGSDAPLEGGAAAADL; translated from the coding sequence ATGCCACATCATGTCCTTATGACGACAAATTCTCCCAAGCATCTCAAAAGCGTTTGTGTTTATTGCGGCTCGAGCTTCGGGTCGGACCCTGCACATGAGGCGGCAGCCGCACGGCTTGGCCAATTGATTGCCGAATCCGGACTGCGGCTTGTGTATGGCGGCGGCTCAGTTGGCCTGATGGGGACCGTCGCGCGCGCAGCCATGGAATGCGGCGGCCGAGTCACCGGAATTATTCCGCAGTTTCTTGAAAAACGCGAGGTAATGCTGGACACAGTTGAAGACCTCGTCATCACCCAGAACATGCACGAACGCAAACATCTGATGTTCGAAAAATCAGATGCCTTCATCGCTCTGCCCGGCGGGATTGGCACGCTTGAAGAAGCCGTTGAAATGATGACCTGGGCTCAGTTGGGGCAGCACCGCAAGCCTGTTGTTCTTGCCAATATCAATGGCTTTTGGTCTCCCCTTCTTGAGTTGCTCGATCACATGCGCGCGCAAGGATACATCCGGCCAGACACTGAAGTTCCTTACCTGATTGCCAAACAAGTGGATCAGATCATCCCCATGCTGGAAAAAAGTATCGGCGATGGTTCTGATGCGCCGCTTGAAGGTGGCGCGGCGGCGGCAGATCTTTAG
- a CDS encoding GGDEF domain-containing response regulator, whose product MRTMLLVEDASFFEKAIVDRLQDIGRHQIMVARNYREAESCLDMPICEPDLALVDLTLPDAPNGEIVDLCRNRNIPTIIFTSKFDNEVREKALAKGVIDYVLKDTPASLDYVAELLKRLSYNPKIGILILDDASVDRERIAQITSHHLYQTYQASTPAEALQMLRDHPHIRLVLADYYMPDEDGFAFLKTVRRKYSRERLSVIGMSSLSNSDNRIRFLKYGAADFIDKSYAPEEILLRISLNLDMMDRIAELNTLAMQDALTGVHNRHFLFTKAVKQIESWTHSGGKASWIAVFDLDSFKQINDEHGHDVGDSVLLGFARQLRALAGPEDMIIRLGGDEFCMIFRSETRDSLTLKLAGFMKSLSTHPIRHSGTDLLCQTSVGIAKLEGGEISDALSIADKHLYASKRNGFEMLAVAADG is encoded by the coding sequence ATGCGCACTATGCTTCTGGTGGAAGACGCATCGTTTTTCGAAAAGGCGATCGTTGACCGGCTTCAGGATATCGGACGGCACCAGATCATGGTTGCCCGGAATTATCGAGAAGCGGAAAGCTGTCTCGACATGCCTATCTGTGAACCGGACCTTGCATTGGTGGATCTGACGCTGCCGGATGCGCCAAATGGCGAAATCGTTGACCTTTGCCGCAACAGAAACATCCCGACAATCATTTTCACGAGCAAATTCGACAACGAAGTCCGCGAAAAGGCCCTTGCTAAAGGGGTGATCGACTACGTCCTCAAGGACACCCCGGCGAGCCTCGATTATGTGGCCGAACTTCTGAAGCGGCTCTCCTACAACCCCAAGATTGGCATCTTGATTCTGGATGATGCTTCTGTCGATCGGGAGAGGATCGCCCAAATTACATCGCACCACCTTTATCAGACCTACCAGGCCAGCACTCCGGCTGAAGCCCTGCAGATGTTGCGCGATCACCCGCACATCCGGCTTGTTCTTGCCGATTATTACATGCCGGACGAAGACGGATTTGCATTTTTGAAAACTGTGCGGCGGAAATACAGCCGCGAGCGCCTGAGCGTCATTGGCATGTCGTCGCTGTCGAACTCGGACAACCGTATCCGCTTCTTGAAATACGGTGCTGCCGATTTCATCGACAAGTCCTACGCGCCGGAAGAAATCCTTCTTCGGATTTCGTTGAACCTGGACATGATGGACCGCATCGCGGAGCTCAACACCCTTGCCATGCAGGATGCGTTGACCGGAGTTCACAACAGGCACTTCCTGTTCACAAAGGCCGTGAAGCAAATCGAGTCCTGGACCCATTCAGGCGGCAAGGCATCGTGGATTGCGGTGTTCGACCTCGATTCATTTAAACAAATCAACGACGAACACGGCCATGATGTCGGCGATAGCGTCCTCTTGGGGTTCGCGCGCCAGCTTCGAGCCCTCGCCGGCCCGGAGGACATGATCATCCGGCTCGGCGGCGACGAGTTCTGCATGATCTTCCGATCGGAAACACGCGACAGCCTGACCCTGAAACTGGCCGGGTTCATGAAGAGCCTCAGCACACATCCGATCCGGCATTCGGGAACCGACCTTCTGTGCCAAACAAGTGTCGGCATTGCAAAGCTCGAGGGCGGAGAGATCTCCGACGCGCTCAGCATTGCCGACAAACACCTTTACGCTTCCAAACGGAATGGGTTTGAAATGCTCGCCGTCGCGGCGGATGGATAA